From a single Coriobacteriaceae bacterium genomic region:
- a CDS encoding helix-hairpin-helix domain-containing protein, with product MAQREQHERVKKMDRWAGKLLGHKAVVMAILVVIAMASGLAMANLGGGAGGVSFERTDGSGSLVEPGSGDASSGKTSGGSSPKASAAVEVYVDVDGAVVSPGVYRLKDGARVAQAIDAAGGLAPEADVTGLNRASRVVDGQKIHVPTVGEQQASIAEAGVDGGASASSGVSGATGLVNINTASAEELQTLSGIGPSMAQSIIDERTKNGAFASVDDLMRVSGIGEKKLAKIKDCICV from the coding sequence ATGGCGCAGCGCGAACAACACGAACGAGTCAAAAAGATGGACCGCTGGGCGGGCAAACTGCTCGGTCATAAGGCAGTGGTGATGGCGATACTGGTCGTCATTGCGATGGCGAGTGGACTGGCGATGGCGAACCTTGGCGGCGGTGCCGGCGGCGTGTCGTTTGAGCGCACTGACGGTTCAGGCTCGTTGGTGGAGCCGGGATCCGGCGATGCCTCGAGCGGAAAGACATCCGGAGGCTCTTCGCCTAAGGCGTCTGCCGCGGTAGAGGTCTATGTCGATGTTGACGGCGCCGTTGTGTCGCCCGGTGTATATCGTCTCAAGGACGGCGCGCGGGTGGCTCAGGCGATTGATGCCGCCGGCGGGCTGGCGCCCGAAGCAGACGTTACGGGACTCAATCGGGCATCTAGGGTCGTCGATGGACAGAAGATTCACGTTCCAACGGTAGGGGAGCAGCAGGCGTCCATTGCGGAAGCCGGTGTTGATGGTGGGGCTTCCGCATCGTCGGGCGTTAGTGGCGCAACAGGTCTAGTAAACATCAATACGGCAAGCGCAGAAGAGCTGCAGACGCTTTCGGGCATCGGCCCCTCCATGGCACAGTCGATTATCGATGAGCGGACAAAGAACGGTGCTTTTGCCTCGGTTGACGATCTGATGCGTGTGTCGGGAATCGGCGAGAAGAAGCTTGCCAAAATCAAAGATTGCATCTGCGTATGA
- the gmk gene encoding guanylate kinase, whose translation MSAQDSKLFVISGPSGAGKGTLVTRVRERRSNLGLTVSATTRAPRKGEVDGVNYFFLTREEFDRRVANGEFVEWAEVHGNCYGTLVSEVQSKLASGASLILEIDVQGALQVKERFPEAVLIFIKPPSLEVLRERLVGRGTETPETIELRMANAADELALADRYDDVVVNDDLDRATDELVRVLDMHERI comes from the coding sequence GTGAGCGCTCAGGATTCAAAGCTCTTTGTGATTTCTGGACCGTCAGGCGCAGGCAAGGGCACGCTCGTCACTCGTGTGCGCGAGCGTCGCTCCAACCTGGGCCTGACGGTTTCGGCTACCACGCGAGCACCACGCAAAGGTGAGGTCGACGGCGTCAACTACTTTTTCCTGACGCGCGAGGAATTCGACCGCCGCGTGGCAAACGGTGAGTTTGTTGAGTGGGCCGAGGTCCACGGCAACTGCTACGGCACGCTGGTGAGCGAGGTTCAGTCCAAGCTCGCCTCGGGCGCGTCTCTGATCTTGGAGATCGATGTCCAGGGTGCCCTGCAGGTGAAGGAGCGTTTCCCCGAGGCCGTGCTGATCTTTATCAAGCCGCCTTCGCTCGAGGTGCTTCGCGAGCGTCTAGTCGGTCGCGGTACCGAGACGCCCGAGACGATTGAGCTGCGTATGGCAAACGCCGCCGATGAGCTTGCCCTTGCTGACCGCTACGACGACGTCGTGGTGAATGACGATCTCGACCGCGCGACCGATGAGCTCGTTCGCGTTCTCGATATGCATGAAAGGATCTGA
- the lepA gene encoding translation elongation factor 4, producing the protein MNTSIDISHIRNFSIVAHIDHGKSTISDRILELTHTVDERDMESQLLDTMEIERERGITIKSNAVRVSYDADDGETYQFNLIDTPGHVDFTYEVSRSLAACEGAVLVVDATQGVEAQTVSNATLAMNANLDIVPAINKIDLPSAHPDEVKTEIEDDLAIPADDAVCVSGKTGEGIHDLLESIVFLISPPKGDANAPLKALILDSYFDEYRGVVATVRVFDGSIKKGDTLLMMQAKGDFLVDGVGVKRPAETPVDALTVGEVGYVVTGLKDPEAVRVGDTLTWASNPCPEPLPGYREAKPMVYTGLFPIDNKDYENLRDALDKLHVNDPSLVWEPETSVALGFGFRVGFLGLLHMEVVKERLEREFNLDLIATSPSVDYHVYKTDGEMIDVRSPQDLPEATRIDRIEEPYLKAKIICPPEYTGAVMQLAIEHRGVTTDMIHLTSKSVEMRFDMPLAELILDFFDQLKSRTKGYASLDYEFNEYRPSELVKLDILLSGDEVDALSFIVHKDKAYGLARGLCDKLKEIIPRQLFEVPIQGAIGNKIIARSTVKARRKDVLAKCYGGDISRKRKLLEKQKEGKKRMKAIGSVEVPQEAFMAILKVDE; encoded by the coding sequence ATGAATACTTCAATTGACATTTCCCACATCCGCAACTTCTCGATCGTTGCGCACATCGACCATGGCAAGTCCACGATCAGTGACCGCATCCTCGAGCTCACCCATACTGTCGACGAGCGCGACATGGAGTCGCAGCTGCTCGACACGATGGAAATCGAGCGCGAGCGCGGCATCACGATCAAGTCCAATGCCGTCCGCGTCTCTTATGACGCCGACGACGGCGAGACGTATCAGTTCAACCTGATCGATACGCCGGGCCACGTGGACTTTACCTACGAGGTCTCGCGTTCGCTGGCAGCCTGCGAGGGCGCGGTGCTGGTCGTCGACGCCACTCAGGGCGTCGAGGCGCAGACCGTCTCCAACGCGACGCTCGCCATGAATGCCAACCTGGACATCGTGCCTGCCATCAACAAGATCGACCTGCCCTCGGCCCATCCCGATGAGGTTAAGACCGAGATCGAGGATGACCTGGCGATCCCTGCCGATGATGCTGTGTGCGTCTCGGGCAAGACCGGCGAGGGCATTCACGATCTGCTGGAGTCCATTGTCTTTTTGATTTCGCCGCCTAAGGGCGATGCAAACGCTCCGCTCAAAGCGCTCATTTTGGATTCGTACTTTGACGAGTATCGCGGTGTGGTGGCTACGGTGCGCGTCTTCGATGGTTCCATCAAAAAGGGCGATACCCTGCTTATGATGCAAGCCAAGGGCGACTTTTTGGTCGACGGCGTGGGCGTCAAGCGTCCTGCCGAGACCCCGGTCGACGCGCTGACGGTCGGCGAGGTCGGATATGTGGTCACGGGCCTGAAGGACCCCGAGGCCGTGCGCGTGGGCGATACCCTCACGTGGGCCTCGAACCCCTGCCCCGAGCCGCTTCCGGGCTACCGCGAGGCCAAGCCCATGGTCTACACGGGTCTGTTCCCGATCGACAACAAGGACTACGAGAATCTGCGCGACGCCCTCGATAAGCTGCACGTCAACGACCCGTCGTTGGTGTGGGAGCCCGAGACCTCGGTGGCGCTCGGCTTTGGCTTCCGCGTGGGCTTCCTGGGCCTGCTGCACATGGAAGTCGTCAAGGAACGCCTGGAGCGCGAGTTCAACCTGGACCTCATTGCCACGAGTCCCTCGGTCGACTATCACGTCTACAAGACCGACGGCGAAATGATCGATGTCCGCAGTCCGCAGGACCTTCCCGAGGCCACACGCATCGATCGTATCGAGGAACCCTACCTCAAGGCAAAGATCATCTGCCCGCCTGAGTACACGGGTGCCGTCATGCAGCTCGCCATCGAGCACCGCGGCGTCACAACCGACATGATCCACCTGACGAGCAAATCGGTCGAGATGCGCTTCGATATGCCGCTCGCCGAGCTCATCTTGGACTTCTTCGATCAGCTCAAGAGCCGCACCAAGGGCTATGCCTCGCTCGACTACGAGTTCAACGAGTACCGTCCCTCCGAGCTCGTGAAGCTCGATATTTTGCTTTCGGGCGACGAGGTGGACGCGCTTTCGTTTATCGTCCATAAGGACAAGGCATATGGCCTGGCCCGTGGCCTGTGCGACAAGCTCAAGGAGATCATCCCGCGTCAGCTGTTCGAGGTGCCCATCCAGGGGGCTATCGGCAACAAGATCATCGCCCGTTCCACCGTCAAGGCGCGTCGCAAGGACGTTCTTGCTAAGTGCTACGGCGGCGATATCTCGCGTAAGCGCAAGCTGCTCGAGAAGCAGAAAGAGGGCAAGAAGCGTATGAAGGCCATCGGATCGGTCGAGGTCCCGCAGGAGGCGTTTATGGCGATCCTCAAGGTGGACGAGTAG
- a CDS encoding dihydroorotate dehydrogenase yields MAVDFGGVKMQNPINTAAGTFGYGWQFQNFFDVSQLGAITTKGCAAEPWPGNPAPRMAEIPGGMINSVGLQNPGVAAFARESGPWLEQLSKDGCQVICQVAGHSVDEFVRALEMYVELCPWAAGYEINVSCPNIAAGGAAMGSTPEGASSVMAACRKVTDKPLFVKMAPVNVAEIAKALETAGADGLSVINSIQGMAIDVHTRKSRVAKPKGGLSGPLCHHIAVRMVWEVAQAVDIPINGVGGVMTGEDAAEFILAGATCVSVGMANFVDPCASLKIAHELEAWAESQGVKDINELVGAFEC; encoded by the coding sequence ATGGCCGTCGATTTCGGCGGCGTCAAGATGCAGAACCCCATCAACACCGCAGCCGGTACCTTTGGCTACGGTTGGCAGTTCCAGAACTTCTTTGATGTTTCCCAGCTGGGCGCCATCACCACCAAGGGTTGCGCTGCCGAGCCCTGGCCCGGCAACCCCGCGCCCCGCATGGCCGAGATTCCCGGCGGTATGATCAACTCCGTGGGCCTTCAGAACCCCGGCGTGGCCGCCTTTGCCCGCGAGTCCGGTCCGTGGCTCGAACAGCTGTCCAAGGACGGCTGCCAGGTCATCTGTCAGGTTGCCGGCCACTCCGTTGACGAGTTTGTCCGCGCACTCGAGATGTATGTTGAGCTGTGCCCTTGGGCTGCCGGCTACGAGATCAACGTGAGCTGCCCTAATATCGCCGCCGGCGGTGCCGCCATGGGCTCCACGCCCGAGGGCGCCTCTTCCGTTATGGCTGCCTGCCGCAAGGTGACCGATAAGCCGCTGTTCGTAAAGATGGCTCCGGTCAACGTCGCCGAGATCGCCAAGGCCCTCGAGACTGCCGGCGCCGACGGCCTTTCGGTCATCAACTCCATCCAGGGCATGGCCATCGACGTCCATACCCGCAAGTCCCGCGTGGCCAAGCCCAAGGGCGGCCTTTCGGGCCCGCTGTGCCACCACATCGCCGTTCGCATGGTCTGGGAGGTCGCCCAGGCCGTCGATATCCCCATCAACGGCGTCGGCGGTGTCATGACGGGCGAAGATGCGGCCGAGTTTATCCTGGCTGGCGCCACCTGCGTGTCGGTCGGCATGGCCAACTTCGTCGATCCGTGCGCTTCGCTCAAGATTGCGCACGAGCTCGAGGCCTGGGCCGAGTCCCAGGGCGTGAAGGACATCAACGAACTGGTAGGTGCTTTCGAATGCTAG
- the thiI gene encoding tRNA 4-thiouridine(8) synthase ThiI has product MAARVCLVHYHEVGLKGKNRAHFEHILMDNIKAALAAFSVNAVSRISGYILVTFNEHQADDAARVIRTVPGVARVSLAYHTNRDPQEYCAAAVKALREFGSFDSFKVHAKRSNTDYELTSIDINRQVGEVLCEAFPDKKVQMHDPDAMVHVLVVQGSVYVYAHSERGVGGLPVGSAGKVVTLLSSGIDSPVATWMLARRGAVCVPVHFSGRPQTPDTSEYLVQDIIRALEPGVQIGRLYVVPFGDCQREISVTCPSNLRVIMYRRIMYSVAERIAHIEGAKAIVTGESLGQVASQTLENIMAVNEAVKIPVFRPLIGSDKQEIIARAEEIGTFDISTEAAPDCCTLFMPRRPETHAKLDAVHEAWELFDHEEMIERLLKQTEYIDFESNTYKAPKTLKRKHSELAPREIYQDHE; this is encoded by the coding sequence ATGGCGGCTCGCGTCTGCCTGGTCCACTATCACGAGGTTGGACTGAAGGGCAAGAACCGCGCACATTTTGAGCATATCCTCATGGATAACATTAAGGCGGCTTTGGCCGCCTTTTCCGTGAACGCCGTGTCTCGAATTTCCGGTTATATCCTCGTGACCTTTAACGAGCATCAGGCCGATGATGCGGCGCGTGTCATTCGCACCGTTCCCGGCGTTGCTCGTGTGTCTTTGGCGTATCACACCAACCGCGACCCGCAGGAGTACTGCGCCGCCGCCGTCAAGGCGCTGCGCGAGTTTGGTTCCTTCGATTCGTTTAAGGTGCACGCTAAGCGCTCCAATACCGACTATGAGCTCACCTCGATTGACATCAATCGTCAGGTGGGCGAGGTGTTGTGTGAGGCCTTCCCCGATAAAAAGGTTCAAATGCACGACCCCGATGCAATGGTGCACGTACTGGTGGTCCAGGGTAGCGTTTACGTGTACGCACACTCCGAGCGCGGCGTGGGCGGTCTGCCGGTGGGCTCTGCCGGCAAGGTCGTGACGCTGCTGTCCTCGGGTATCGATTCTCCGGTGGCGACCTGGATGCTCGCGCGCCGCGGCGCGGTGTGCGTGCCGGTACATTTCTCCGGTCGTCCGCAGACGCCCGATACGAGTGAGTATTTGGTGCAGGACATCATCCGTGCGCTTGAGCCGGGTGTCCAGATCGGCCGCCTGTACGTGGTGCCGTTTGGCGACTGCCAGCGTGAGATTTCGGTCACCTGTCCCAGCAACCTGCGCGTGATCATGTATCGCCGCATTATGTATTCGGTTGCTGAGCGCATTGCACACATCGAGGGTGCCAAGGCCATCGTTACGGGCGAATCGCTTGGACAGGTTGCCTCCCAAACGCTTGAGAACATCATGGCCGTCAACGAGGCCGTGAAGATCCCCGTGTTCCGTCCTCTCATCGGTTCGGACAAGCAGGAGATCATCGCGCGCGCCGAGGAGATCGGTACGTTCGATATCTCGACTGAGGCCGCTCCCGACTGCTGCACGCTGTTTATGCCGCGCCGTCCCGAGACGCACGCTAAACTCGATGCCGTGCATGAGGCCTGGGAACTGTTTGATCACGAGGAGATGATTGAGCGCCTGCTCAAGCAGACCGAGTACATCGACTTCGAGAGCAACACATATAAGGCCCCTAAGACCTTAAAACGCAAACATTCGGAGCTTGCTCCGCGTGAGATTTACCAAGATCACGAGTAA
- the rpsT gene encoding 30S ribosomal protein S20: MANIKSQKKRIRTNEAARMRNKAVKSELKTLTKHVQSAVAEGDAEKAQAALKTVTKRLDMAAAKHVIHKNQASNRKSGLAKLVNSINA; this comes from the coding sequence GTGGCAAACATCAAGTCTCAGAAGAAGCGTATCCGCACCAATGAGGCAGCTCGCATGCGTAACAAGGCTGTCAAGTCCGAGCTCAAGACGCTGACCAAGCACGTCCAGTCCGCCGTCGCCGAGGGCGACGCCGAGAAGGCCCAGGCTGCCCTCAAGACCGTCACCAAGCGTCTCGACATGGCTGCCGCCAAGCATGTCATCCACAAGAACCAGGCTTCCAACCGCAAGTCCGGTCTTGCCAAGCTCGTGAACAGCATCAACGCCTAA
- the holA gene encoding DNA polymerase III subunit delta → MSETGLLPAYLIVGTDGVKRDHAVSRMKARLEKSGMVEFNLDERDMTKDPDIESIIGSLNTFPMGGEFRLVILDGCSKLAKAVSEPLVGYLASPSPTTVCLIIADSLAKNTRLYKAIAKIDKKAIVDCSGTKRWELPRRVQQMATQRGKSISTAAAEELVSRSGENTRMLDNDLAKLAQMVESPQIELADVERWIVRTAEIQPWDFLNAVSARDMRRSLELFKLLPSKSYVWTYTLLCGRIRELIVAKALDARGQGRELAATLKLQSWQVKNHLTWARRFSMTELVAALEGAVDVELALKGSADSQTALLLWITNILRKS, encoded by the coding sequence ATGTCCGAAACCGGTTTGCTGCCGGCATATCTGATCGTCGGTACCGACGGAGTTAAGCGCGACCACGCCGTCTCGCGTATGAAAGCGCGTCTGGAAAAATCGGGTATGGTCGAGTTCAACCTCGACGAGCGAGACATGACCAAGGACCCCGATATCGAGTCCATTATCGGATCGCTTAACACCTTTCCGATGGGCGGCGAGTTTCGTCTGGTAATCCTCGATGGCTGCTCAAAGCTCGCCAAGGCGGTCTCGGAGCCGCTCGTTGGGTATCTGGCGAGTCCCAGCCCAACAACGGTCTGCCTCATCATCGCCGACTCACTTGCCAAGAATACGCGCCTGTATAAGGCAATCGCCAAGATCGACAAGAAGGCTATCGTCGATTGCTCGGGTACCAAGCGCTGGGAACTGCCGCGCCGTGTTCAGCAGATGGCGACGCAGCGCGGTAAGTCGATTTCGACGGCGGCCGCCGAGGAGCTCGTCTCGCGTTCGGGCGAAAACACGCGCATGCTCGATAACGACTTGGCTAAGCTTGCCCAGATGGTCGAGTCGCCCCAGATTGAACTTGCCGATGTTGAGCGCTGGATTGTACGTACGGCCGAGATCCAACCCTGGGACTTCCTCAACGCCGTCTCGGCTCGCGATATGCGGCGTTCGCTCGAGCTCTTTAAGCTCCTGCCCTCCAAGAGCTACGTGTGGACTTACACATTGCTGTGCGGTCGCATTCGCGAGCTTATCGTCGCCAAGGCGCTCGACGCGCGTGGGCAGGGTCGCGAGCTGGCCGCAACGCTCAAGCTCCAGTCCTGGCAGGTCAAGAATCACCTTACCTGGGCGCGTCGTTTTTCGATGACCGAGCTCGTCGCAGCGCTCGAGGGTGCGGTCGATGTGGAGCTCGCGCTCAAGGGTTCGGCCGATTCTCAGACGGCGCTTTTGCTCTGGATTACGAACATCTTGAGAAAATCGTGA
- a CDS encoding integration host factor, with translation MALPQLTDEQRKQALEKAAAARHARAELREQIKKGEKSLESVLNSDDPIASRMKVSTLIESLPGYGKAKAAKIMEELGISATRRVQGLGVRQREQLLEQLTK, from the coding sequence ATGGCACTCCCTCAGCTTACCGACGAGCAGCGCAAGCAGGCTCTTGAGAAGGCTGCCGCCGCACGTCATGCCCGCGCTGAGCTTCGCGAGCAGATCAAGAAGGGCGAGAAGTCCCTCGAGTCCGTGCTCAACTCCGATGACCCCATCGCTTCCCGCATGAAGGTTTCCACCCTCATCGAGTCCCTCCCCGGCTATGGCAAGGCTAAGGCCGCCAAGATCATGGAGGAGCTCGGCATCTCCGCTACCCGTCGCGTCCAGGGCCTCGGCGTCCGTCAGCGCGAGCAGCTCCTCGAGCAGCTGACCAAATAA
- a CDS encoding DNA internalization-related competence protein ComEC/Rec2, with protein MSATERERVMPPRPLLPWTMALCAGMCMSCALVLNVAADALLRERAPAVGLLWAIPVAAAVFVVLAQSCARLAPLKRWLCAASVGLVAGAVVSAWWAVGALSASKALDGRAASGLEFVVQGDPSINDDVYSYTCEARADGKNLATVRLSCDRELKVGAHVRVIGRVSRFENDAYGRSRVLRGEVRNVKAVRIVSVDEGPPGPLLRLRNGLLASITPATDPARALIAGVVCGRSAELRAQPAGDWFSVTGTAHLIAVSGSHLAIVGFVIEGVLQKTRCSRGLQRAILAIALVGYAAFTGASPSAVRACCMVFATLVVNGAGRRRHGASALFATMSIFVLLRPSVLFEMGFQLSCASVFAILCFCPYATYALGELGVPSGVASMLSVTLCSQLATLPITIPAFGTFSLIAPLANAVIGPVVSVLLAVSIVLVPFSLVGPLRTWALVVPMIAARCALFFEQLFAAMPGASVSVPPDSVWIYPVPCLLAVLLVWWPRPRARPMAVGLTCLMLLAAIPYVYWDRCAPPSVTVLDVGQADAILIRQGGAVALVDCGLDERVVAALVRNNVHHIDAVFVTHWDEDHWGGLPAVLEQFSVGTIAVAADALEDAPAEVLNRPGVEYRQVRRGDTVDIGSFCARVMWPFEFVDGEGNEDSLVLLLSYVQEGKGLRILLTGDAELDQEREFVQEVGDIDVLKLGHHGSKVSVDGELLDVLKPELSLASAGEGNRYGHPSDACIDAVKEAGGVFACTIEHGDITVTPTANGFAMRCQRP; from the coding sequence ATGAGTGCGACGGAGCGCGAGCGTGTGATGCCTCCGCGGCCCCTGCTTCCGTGGACGATGGCCTTGTGTGCCGGCATGTGCATGAGCTGCGCCTTGGTGCTCAACGTGGCCGCTGATGCGCTGCTGAGGGAGCGGGCGCCGGCGGTCGGGCTGCTATGGGCCATTCCCGTTGCGGCGGCGGTATTCGTTGTGCTGGCTCAATCTTGTGCGCGGCTTGCCCCTTTGAAGCGATGGTTGTGTGCCGCGTCCGTCGGTCTCGTGGCGGGAGCGGTCGTCTCGGCGTGGTGGGCTGTGGGTGCGCTAAGCGCCTCGAAGGCGCTCGACGGTCGAGCGGCAAGCGGCCTCGAGTTTGTCGTGCAGGGTGATCCATCCATAAACGACGACGTGTATTCCTATACCTGCGAGGCACGCGCGGACGGTAAGAACTTGGCAACGGTTCGCCTATCGTGTGATCGTGAGCTCAAGGTCGGGGCGCACGTGCGTGTTATCGGTCGCGTTTCGCGTTTTGAGAACGATGCATATGGACGATCGCGCGTGCTCCGAGGCGAGGTACGCAATGTTAAAGCCGTTCGGATTGTGTCGGTCGATGAGGGCCCACCGGGGCCGTTGCTTCGACTGCGAAATGGGCTGCTTGCGTCCATCACGCCTGCGACCGACCCGGCGCGTGCGCTCATAGCCGGTGTCGTCTGCGGTCGTTCGGCCGAGCTGCGCGCCCAGCCGGCGGGCGACTGGTTTTCGGTGACGGGAACGGCGCATCTTATCGCCGTCTCGGGCAGCCATTTGGCTATCGTGGGGTTTGTAATCGAAGGTGTATTGCAAAAGACTCGGTGCTCACGTGGCCTTCAGCGGGCGATATTGGCGATAGCGCTTGTGGGTTACGCTGCCTTTACGGGCGCCTCTCCCTCGGCCGTGCGCGCGTGCTGCATGGTGTTCGCGACGCTTGTCGTAAACGGCGCGGGGCGTCGCCGGCATGGCGCATCGGCACTCTTCGCAACCATGTCCATCTTTGTGCTACTGCGGCCGTCGGTGCTGTTCGAGATGGGTTTTCAGCTTTCATGCGCCAGTGTCTTTGCCATCCTGTGCTTTTGCCCCTATGCGACCTACGCTTTGGGTGAGCTGGGTGTGCCATCGGGCGTTGCCAGCATGCTTTCCGTCACGCTGTGCTCGCAACTGGCGACACTTCCTATTACCATTCCTGCCTTCGGTACGTTCTCGCTCATTGCTCCGCTGGCAAATGCGGTCATCGGTCCGGTGGTGAGCGTACTGCTTGCTGTGTCGATCGTGCTAGTTCCCTTTTCGCTCGTGGGACCGTTGCGGACTTGGGCGCTCGTTGTACCCATGATTGCCGCCCGTTGCGCGCTGTTCTTCGAGCAGCTGTTTGCTGCCATGCCGGGTGCATCCGTGAGCGTGCCGCCCGATAGCGTGTGGATTTACCCAGTGCCGTGTCTGCTGGCGGTTCTGCTGGTCTGGTGGCCGCGTCCCCGTGCACGTCCTATGGCGGTGGGGCTTACATGCCTGATGCTCTTGGCTGCGATTCCGTACGTCTATTGGGATCGATGCGCTCCGCCTTCGGTGACGGTGCTCGATGTGGGCCAGGCCGATGCGATTCTTATCCGCCAAGGCGGCGCAGTAGCTCTCGTCGACTGCGGGCTCGACGAGCGTGTGGTTGCGGCGTTGGTTCGCAATAACGTGCACCATATCGATGCCGTCTTTGTGACGCATTGGGATGAGGACCACTGGGGTGGTTTGCCTGCCGTGCTCGAACAGTTTTCGGTCGGAACGATTGCCGTGGCGGCGGATGCGCTGGAGGATGCTCCTGCCGAGGTATTGAACCGACCTGGCGTGGAGTATCGGCAGGTGCGCCGTGGGGATACGGTCGACATCGGCTCATTTTGCGCTCGCGTGATGTGGCCATTCGAGTTCGTGGATGGCGAGGGAAATGAGGACTCGCTTGTCCTGCTGCTCTCTTATGTTCAGGAAGGCAAGGGCCTGCGAATACTTCTCACCGGTGATGCCGAGCTCGACCAAGAGCGGGAATTCGTGCAGGAGGTGGGGGATATCGATGTCCTTAAACTTGGGCATCACGGCTCCAAGGTTTCAGTCGATGGCGAGTTGCTGGACGTCCTGAAGCCCGAGCTTTCCCTCGCAAGCGCCGGTGAGGGGAATCGATACGGCCATCCGTCCGATGCCTGCATCGATGCCGTTAAGGAAGCGGGTGGTGTGTTCGCGTGTACCATCGAACACGGCGACATTACCGTCACACCGACTGCGAATGGCTTTGCGATGCGATGCCAGCGACCGTGA
- a CDS encoding DNA-directed RNA polymerase subunit omega translates to MSVVKPCIDDLLEKTDHNRFLLASLASKRACDINSMLRGQHNRVLAVQDVDDITIGLSGADTISMAMDEIVDGDISYDEARYEKALGHKVAEA, encoded by the coding sequence GTGTCCGTTGTAAAGCCTTGTATTGACGATCTTCTGGAGAAGACCGATCACAACCGCTTCCTGCTCGCTTCGCTTGCCTCCAAGCGCGCCTGCGACATCAATAGCATGCTGCGTGGCCAGCACAACCGCGTGCTTGCCGTCCAGGATGTTGATGACATCACCATCGGGCTTTCCGGTGCCGATACCATCTCGATGGCTATGGACGAGATTGTCGACGGCGACATCTCTTACGACGAGGCCCGTTACGAGAAGGCGCTCGGCCACAAGGTTGCTGAAGCCTAA
- the pyrF gene encoding orotidine-5'-phosphate decarboxylase, producing the protein MLETDARDRVIVALDCDRERALELAHELSGHAAWLKVGMTLYYAEGPEIVKTFKDLGFKVFLDLKFHDIPHQVRGAARSASLAGADLLSVHGLGSGAMLAACREGAEEAREDRAKLVAITVLTSMNQDALSEIGVESPVAEEAARLAKLAQANGIDGVVCSPMEAHDMRELLGPDALIVTPGVRPVGAALGDQSRVATPSQAIERGASHIVVGRPITGADDPVVAFDAIVTELVENVA; encoded by the coding sequence ATGCTAGAGACCGATGCCCGCGACCGTGTGATCGTCGCCCTCGACTGCGACCGTGAGCGCGCACTCGAGCTCGCCCACGAGCTTTCTGGTCATGCCGCTTGGCTCAAAGTTGGCATGACGCTCTATTACGCTGAGGGCCCCGAGATCGTCAAGACCTTTAAGGACCTGGGCTTTAAGGTCTTCCTTGACCTTAAGTTCCATGATATTCCGCATCAGGTTCGCGGTGCCGCCCGTTCGGCCTCGCTTGCCGGTGCCGACCTGCTTTCGGTTCACGGCTTGGGTTCGGGCGCCATGCTCGCTGCCTGCCGCGAGGGTGCCGAGGAGGCGCGCGAGGACCGCGCCAAGCTCGTCGCCATCACCGTGCTCACGAGTATGAATCAGGATGCCTTGAGCGAGATCGGCGTCGAGTCGCCCGTGGCCGAGGAGGCCGCCCGCCTGGCAAAGCTCGCTCAGGCCAACGGCATCGATGGCGTCGTGTGCTCGCCGATGGAGGCTCACGACATGCGTGAGCTGCTGGGTCCTGATGCCCTGATCGTTACTCCGGGTGTGCGTCCGGTGGGTGCCGCCCTTGGTGACCAGTCCCGCGTGGCGACGCCTTCCCAGGCTATCGAGCGCGGTGCGAGCCACATTGTGGTGGGCCGTCCCATCACCGGCGCCGACGATCCGGTTGTCGCCTTTGACGCCATCGTCACCGAGCTGGTCGAAAACGTCGCGTAA